A genomic window from Trueperaceae bacterium includes:
- a CDS encoding ABC transporter permease — translation MTWRRAIRQFVRRPLALAGLVIVAGVLLVALLAPWLAPHDPTKPDFMAILQAPDGKYLLGTDEVGRDLLSRLIYGARASIRAGLIAVAIAIAIGVPIGLLSGYLRGWVDQLVFMRLTDAMIAFPTIVLALALAAALGGNLTTAMLAIGIGSAPAFIRLARAQAMSLREQEFVEAARALGNRPLLVMLRHVFPNMIGPLLVQTSLAIAAAILAETALSFLGLGVQPPTPSWGSTLRIGTGYMQQAPWLSLYPGLSIFVTVLGINLLGDGLRDVLDPRGRG, via the coding sequence GTGACCTGGCGCCGGGCGATACGGCAGTTCGTCAGGCGGCCGCTGGCGCTGGCCGGCCTGGTCATCGTGGCGGGGGTCCTGCTCGTGGCGCTGCTCGCGCCGTGGCTGGCGCCGCACGACCCCACCAAGCCCGACTTCATGGCGATCCTCCAGGCGCCCGACGGCAAGTACCTGCTCGGCACCGACGAGGTGGGCCGTGACCTGCTGTCGCGGCTGATCTACGGCGCCAGGGCCTCGATCCGCGCCGGCCTGATCGCGGTGGCCATCGCGATCGCCATCGGCGTGCCGATCGGCCTCCTGTCCGGCTACCTGCGCGGCTGGGTCGACCAGCTGGTGTTCATGCGCCTCACCGACGCGATGATCGCCTTCCCCACGATCGTCCTGGCGCTGGCCCTGGCCGCGGCGCTGGGCGGCAACCTCACCACGGCGATGCTGGCCATCGGCATCGGCAGCGCGCCGGCGTTCATCCGCCTGGCGCGGGCCCAGGCGATGTCGCTGCGCGAGCAGGAGTTCGTGGAGGCCGCCAGGGCGCTGGGCAACAGGCCCCTGCTCGTCATGCTGCGGCACGTCTTCCCGAACATGATCGGGCCGCTCTTGGTGCAGACCTCTTTGGCGATCGCGGCGGCCATTCTGGCCGAGACCGCGCTGTCGTTCCTGGGGCTGGGCGTGCAGCCGCCTACGCCTTCTTGGGGAAGTACCTTGCGGATCGGTACCGGGTACATGCAACAGGCGCCTTGGTTGTCGCTTTATCCCGGGTTGTCGATATTCGTGACCGTGCTTGGGATCAACTTGCTTGGGGATGGGTTGAGGGATGTTCTGGATCCTCGGGGGAGGGGTTAG